The genomic DNA AACATTCCTATAAGTATATTTGCAGCAATTCCACTTGAAAATCCGGAAACTAAAAATAAAATAGGCAAAATAGGGGTGTTCCACAAAGGAATTTTTTCTATCGCACCAAGTAAAAATCCAGTATACATAGCAACACAGATTGCAAGAACGAATAGTATGTATTCTATATTTTTTGATATTTTAGCAAATGACCTGATAAATTTAGTCAAAGGTCGCAAAACGGCAAAAATCTTATATTGCTCTATCTCTTTTTCAAATATCATCATTGCAAACAAAAATGCAAATGGAGTGTAAGCCAAAAGGAAGATAACACCTATACTCATGACTGATGTTATATTATAAGTTATAAGCAGCCAGTAAAAACTAAGTGGCTTTCCAAGATCTATGATAAGAAGCAAAAGACCAAGACAGATAGTAACTGGTCCTATGATAGCTCCAGCTTTAACCATTGCGTCCCATATCGAGTTTGCATTGTCTTCGTGCT from Campylobacter iguaniorum includes the following:
- the nrfD gene encoding NrfD/PsrC family molybdoenzyme membrane anchor subunit; the encoded protein is MNNMWGSTAQFDAIYWPWPIAIYLFLAGLSAGSIMVALLVKWNKHEDNANSIWDAMVKAGAIIGPVTICLGLLLLIIDLGKPLSFYWLLITYNITSVMSIGVIFLLAYTPFAFLFAMMIFEKEIEQYKIFAVLRPLTKFIRSFAKISKNIEYILFVLAICVAMYTGFLLGAIEKIPLWNTPILPILFLVSGFSSGIAANILIGMLFFKGSLNKDSIKYLLVLDLRAILFEIPLLIILFLGLYLGGAKEFANLALSDTFYGTVFWIGVVFVGLFLPVLIAATALKNHAYKPLYIVINSLVVLVGVIILRYYVVYGGQALI